In Phacochoerus africanus isolate WHEZ1 chromosome 16, ROS_Pafr_v1, whole genome shotgun sequence, one genomic interval encodes:
- the HUS1 gene encoding checkpoint protein HUS1 isoform X4, whose translation MKFRAKIVDGACLNHFTRVSNMIAKLAKTCTLRISPDKLNFILSDKVANGGVSMWCELEQENFFSEFQMEGVSAQNNEIYLELTSENLSRALKTAQNARSLKIKLTNKHFPCLTVSIELLSLSSSNRIVTHDIPVKVIPRKLWKDLQEPTVPEADVSIYLPALKTMKSVVEKMKNISNHLLLKTLRKMETQNKWLKCK comes from the exons ATGAAGTTTCGGGCCAAGATTGTGGACGGGGCCTGTCTGAACCACTTCACCC GAGTCAGTAACATGATAGCCAAGCTTGCCAAAACCTGCACGCTGCGCATCAGCCCGGATAAGTTGAATTTCATCCTCTCTGACAAGGTGGCCAATGGAGGGGTGAGCATGTGGTGTGAGCTGGAACAG GAGAACTTCTTCAGCGAATTTCAAATGGAAGGTGTCTCTGCACAAAACAACGAGATTTATTTAGAGCTAACGTCGGAAAATTTATCTCGAGCCTTGAAAACTGCCcagaatgccagatctttgaAAATCAAGCTGACTAATAAACACTTTCCATGCCTCACAGTTTCTATAGAGCTG TTATCCTTGTCAAGCAGTAATCGCATTGTGACACATGACATCCCCGTAAAGGTTATTCCTAGAAAACTGTGGAAGGACTTACAAGAACCTACAGTCCCAGAGGCTGAC GTTAGTATCTATTTACCAGCCTTGAAGACGATGAAAAGTGTtgtggaaaagatgaaaaacatcAGCAATCACCTT CTTCTGAAAACACTTCGCAAGATGGAAACTCAGAACAAATGGCTGAAGTGCAAATAG
- the HUS1 gene encoding checkpoint protein HUS1 isoform X3 → MKFRAKIVDGACLNHFTRVSNMIAKLAKTCTLRISPDKLNFILSDKVANGGVSMWCELEQLSLSSSNRIVTHDIPVKVIPRKLWKDLQEPTVPEADVSIYLPALKTMKSVVEKMKNISNHLIIEANLNGELNLKIETELVCITTHFKDLGNPPLASENTSQDGNSEQMAEVQIDIRKLLQFLAGQQVNPTKATCNIVRNKIVHFDLLHEDASLQYFIPALS, encoded by the exons ATGAAGTTTCGGGCCAAGATTGTGGACGGGGCCTGTCTGAACCACTTCACCC GAGTCAGTAACATGATAGCCAAGCTTGCCAAAACCTGCACGCTGCGCATCAGCCCGGATAAGTTGAATTTCATCCTCTCTGACAAGGTGGCCAATGGAGGGGTGAGCATGTGGTGTGAGCTGGAACAG TTATCCTTGTCAAGCAGTAATCGCATTGTGACACATGACATCCCCGTAAAGGTTATTCCTAGAAAACTGTGGAAGGACTTACAAGAACCTACAGTCCCAGAGGCTGAC GTTAGTATCTATTTACCAGCCTTGAAGACGATGAAAAGTGTtgtggaaaagatgaaaaacatcAGCAATCACCTT ATTATTGAAGCAAACCTAAATGGAGAATTGAACTTGAAAATAGAAACTGAACTAGTGTGTATTACAACTCATTTTAAAGATCTTGGAAATCCTCCGTTAG CTTCTGAAAACACTTCGCAAGATGGAAACTCAGAACAAATGGCTGAAGTGCAAATAGATATTAGGAAGCTCTTACAGTTTCTTGCTGGACAACAAGTAAATCCTACAAAGGCCACATGCA ATATCGTGAGGAACAAGATTGTCCACTTTGACCTGCTGCACGAGGATGCTTCCCTGCAGTACTTCATCCCCGCGCTGTCATAG
- the HUS1 gene encoding checkpoint protein HUS1 isoform X1, producing MKFRAKIVDGACLNHFTRVSNMIAKLAKTCTLRISPDKLNFILSDKVANGGVSMWCELEQENFFSEFQMEGVSAQNNEIYLELTSENLSRALKTAQNARSLKIKLTNKHFPCLTVSIELLSLSSSNRIVTHDIPVKVIPRKLWKDLQEPTVPEADVSIYLPALKTMKSVVEKMKNISNHLIIEANLNGELNLKIETELVCITTHFKDLGNPPLASENTSQDGNSEQMAEVQIDIRKLLQFLAGQQVNPTKATCNIVRNKIVHFDLLHEDASLQYFIPALS from the exons ATGAAGTTTCGGGCCAAGATTGTGGACGGGGCCTGTCTGAACCACTTCACCC GAGTCAGTAACATGATAGCCAAGCTTGCCAAAACCTGCACGCTGCGCATCAGCCCGGATAAGTTGAATTTCATCCTCTCTGACAAGGTGGCCAATGGAGGGGTGAGCATGTGGTGTGAGCTGGAACAG GAGAACTTCTTCAGCGAATTTCAAATGGAAGGTGTCTCTGCACAAAACAACGAGATTTATTTAGAGCTAACGTCGGAAAATTTATCTCGAGCCTTGAAAACTGCCcagaatgccagatctttgaAAATCAAGCTGACTAATAAACACTTTCCATGCCTCACAGTTTCTATAGAGCTG TTATCCTTGTCAAGCAGTAATCGCATTGTGACACATGACATCCCCGTAAAGGTTATTCCTAGAAAACTGTGGAAGGACTTACAAGAACCTACAGTCCCAGAGGCTGAC GTTAGTATCTATTTACCAGCCTTGAAGACGATGAAAAGTGTtgtggaaaagatgaaaaacatcAGCAATCACCTT ATTATTGAAGCAAACCTAAATGGAGAATTGAACTTGAAAATAGAAACTGAACTAGTGTGTATTACAACTCATTTTAAAGATCTTGGAAATCCTCCGTTAG CTTCTGAAAACACTTCGCAAGATGGAAACTCAGAACAAATGGCTGAAGTGCAAATAGATATTAGGAAGCTCTTACAGTTTCTTGCTGGACAACAAGTAAATCCTACAAAGGCCACATGCA ATATCGTGAGGAACAAGATTGTCCACTTTGACCTGCTGCACGAGGATGCTTCCCTGCAGTACTTCATCCCCGCGCTGTCATAG
- the HUS1 gene encoding checkpoint protein HUS1 isoform X2, with amino-acid sequence MIAKLAKTCTLRISPDKLNFILSDKVANGGVSMWCELEQENFFSEFQMEGVSAQNNEIYLELTSENLSRALKTAQNARSLKIKLTNKHFPCLTVSIELLSLSSSNRIVTHDIPVKVIPRKLWKDLQEPTVPEADVSIYLPALKTMKSVVEKMKNISNHLIIEANLNGELNLKIETELVCITTHFKDLGNPPLASENTSQDGNSEQMAEVQIDIRKLLQFLAGQQVNPTKATCNIVRNKIVHFDLLHEDASLQYFIPALS; translated from the exons ATGATAGCCAAGCTTGCCAAAACCTGCACGCTGCGCATCAGCCCGGATAAGTTGAATTTCATCCTCTCTGACAAGGTGGCCAATGGAGGGGTGAGCATGTGGTGTGAGCTGGAACAG GAGAACTTCTTCAGCGAATTTCAAATGGAAGGTGTCTCTGCACAAAACAACGAGATTTATTTAGAGCTAACGTCGGAAAATTTATCTCGAGCCTTGAAAACTGCCcagaatgccagatctttgaAAATCAAGCTGACTAATAAACACTTTCCATGCCTCACAGTTTCTATAGAGCTG TTATCCTTGTCAAGCAGTAATCGCATTGTGACACATGACATCCCCGTAAAGGTTATTCCTAGAAAACTGTGGAAGGACTTACAAGAACCTACAGTCCCAGAGGCTGAC GTTAGTATCTATTTACCAGCCTTGAAGACGATGAAAAGTGTtgtggaaaagatgaaaaacatcAGCAATCACCTT ATTATTGAAGCAAACCTAAATGGAGAATTGAACTTGAAAATAGAAACTGAACTAGTGTGTATTACAACTCATTTTAAAGATCTTGGAAATCCTCCGTTAG CTTCTGAAAACACTTCGCAAGATGGAAACTCAGAACAAATGGCTGAAGTGCAAATAGATATTAGGAAGCTCTTACAGTTTCTTGCTGGACAACAAGTAAATCCTACAAAGGCCACATGCA ATATCGTGAGGAACAAGATTGTCCACTTTGACCTGCTGCACGAGGATGCTTCCCTGCAGTACTTCATCCCCGCGCTGTCATAG